One Streptomyces sp. ML-6 genomic region harbors:
- the mtnA gene encoding S-methyl-5-thioribose-1-phosphate isomerase, whose product MADQDEQSAVGIESPAPSVLRWAEPPEGPALVLLDQTRLPAEEVELGCADVPELVRAIQTLAVRGAPLLGIAGAYGVALAAARGDDIARAAELLERARPTAVNLGYGVRRAAGAYRRAVEKGADRERAAAAVLAEARALHREDAEASGRMARYGLALLDELLPGGDGHRLLTHCNTGALVSGGEGTAFAVALGAHRQGRLRRLWVDETRPLLQGARLTAYEAARNGMPYDLLTDNAAGSLFAAGEVDAVLIGADRIAADGSVANKVGSYPLAVLAKYHHVPFIVVAPTTTVDLRTPDGASIVVEQRAANEVTEFTSSRLRGADGSVGGVPVAPVGTPAYNPAFDVTPPELVTAIVTEEGAVSPVTGAGLAELCARSSQVTIS is encoded by the coding sequence ATGGCTGATCAGGACGAGCAATCGGCGGTGGGCATCGAGTCCCCCGCACCCTCCGTACTCCGCTGGGCCGAGCCTCCGGAAGGACCTGCGCTGGTGCTTCTCGACCAGACCCGGCTGCCGGCGGAGGAGGTCGAGCTGGGCTGTGCCGATGTGCCCGAGCTGGTGCGGGCGATCCAGACGCTGGCGGTGCGCGGCGCCCCGTTGCTGGGCATCGCGGGGGCCTACGGGGTCGCACTCGCGGCCGCCCGGGGCGATGACATCGCGCGGGCCGCGGAGCTGCTGGAGCGGGCGCGCCCCACCGCGGTGAACCTCGGGTACGGGGTGCGGCGGGCCGCCGGGGCGTACCGCCGGGCCGTCGAGAAGGGCGCGGACCGGGAGCGGGCCGCGGCGGCGGTGCTGGCCGAGGCCCGGGCGCTGCACCGGGAGGACGCCGAGGCCAGCGGGCGCATGGCCCGGTACGGCCTCGCCCTGCTGGACGAACTGCTGCCCGGCGGGGACGGGCACCGGCTGCTGACGCACTGCAACACGGGGGCGCTCGTCTCGGGCGGCGAGGGCACCGCCTTCGCCGTGGCACTCGGGGCGCACCGGCAGGGCCGGCTGAGGCGGCTGTGGGTGGACGAGACGCGTCCGCTGCTGCAGGGGGCCAGGCTGACCGCGTACGAGGCGGCACGCAACGGCATGCCGTACGACCTGCTCACGGACAATGCCGCGGGTTCGCTGTTCGCCGCGGGGGAGGTGGACGCCGTGCTCATCGGGGCGGACCGCATCGCCGCGGACGGGTCGGTGGCGAACAAGGTGGGGAGTTACCCGCTGGCGGTGCTCGCCAAGTACCACCACGTGCCGTTCATCGTGGTGGCGCCGACCACGACCGTCGACCTGCGCACCCCGGACGGCGCGTCGATCGTCGTGGAGCAGCGGGCGGCGAATGAAGTGACGGAGTTCACATCGTCGCGGCTGCGAGGGGCGGACGGCAGCGTCGGCGGGGTGCCCGTGGCGCCGGTGGGAACCCCTGCATACAACCCCGCGTTCGACGTCACGCCGCCGGAACTGGTCACGGCGATCGTCACGGAGGAGGGCGC